A single region of the Planctomycetia bacterium genome encodes:
- a CDS encoding CHAD domain-containing protein, which yields MGRNNKWIESQPDDSVACIGRRALSARLHRMCHYLQLAVRQNETETENVHQLRVFSRRAAAALEIFEAWLPPRRGQWIARQVKKIRRAAGEARDLDVLFMRWTDRASQMPSAQSELLLKHVREMRREAQRPIRKIRKKLRRKQFARHAVRFLRKLRNRAGDEPCGERFVCMARVALNRLVVPYLAAGDAELNDVEALHAFRIQGKQVRYAMEVFAGAFDAEFRGEVYPLVVALQERLGAINDHVTAETYLVRWHTATESGPLGEAFATGRLHEQQALAIARQEFLAWWTAERRAELRRRFAPYVQSDAPPAPPASLEVAGD from the coding sequence ATGGGACGCAACAATAAATGGATTGAGAGCCAGCCCGACGATTCGGTGGCATGCATCGGTCGGCGGGCGTTGAGCGCGCGCTTGCATCGGATGTGTCATTATCTGCAACTCGCGGTGCGCCAGAACGAGACCGAAACCGAGAACGTGCACCAGCTGCGAGTCTTTTCGCGACGGGCGGCGGCGGCGCTCGAAATCTTCGAAGCATGGCTGCCGCCTCGCCGGGGGCAATGGATTGCCAGACAAGTCAAGAAGATCAGGCGGGCCGCCGGCGAAGCTCGCGATCTGGATGTGCTGTTCATGCGGTGGACCGACCGCGCGTCTCAAATGCCTTCCGCCCAAAGCGAGTTGCTACTCAAGCACGTCCGCGAAATGCGGCGAGAAGCCCAGCGGCCGATCCGAAAAATACGCAAGAAGCTCCGTCGCAAGCAGTTCGCTCGACACGCCGTCAGGTTTCTCAGAAAACTGCGGAACCGCGCGGGCGACGAACCGTGCGGCGAGCGATTCGTGTGCATGGCGCGCGTGGCTTTGAACCGGTTGGTTGTGCCGTACCTGGCGGCCGGCGACGCTGAGTTGAACGACGTCGAGGCGTTGCATGCGTTCCGCATTCAAGGCAAGCAGGTGCGTTACGCGATGGAAGTTTTTGCGGGTGCTTTCGATGCCGAATTCCGCGGCGAAGTCTATCCGCTTGTGGTCGCGCTGCAAGAACGGCTAGGCGCGATCAACGATCACGTCACGGCCGAGACCTACCTGGTGCGGTGGCACACAGCGACGGAATCTGGTCCGCTCGGCGAGGCGTTTGCAACGGGCCGGCTGCACGAACAACAGGCCTTGGCAATTGCGCGACAAGAGTTTCTCGCCTGGTGGACGGCGGAACGCCGAGCCGAGTTGCGTCGTCGTTTTGCACCCTACGTGCAGAGCGACGCTCCGCCTGCGCCCCCTGCGTCGCTCGAAGTGGCCGGCGATTGA